A genomic stretch from Erwinia sp. E_sp_B01_1 includes:
- the cysJ gene encoding NADPH-dependent assimilatory sulfite reductase flavoprotein subunit, which translates to MTTQAPSSSLLPLNPEQLARLQAATGDFSTTQMAWLSGYFWGMVNQTPGAAAVSAPAPADVPTITLLSASQTGNARRLSEQLRDDLLAAKLNVNLVNAGDYKFKQIAQEKLLIVMTSTQGEGEPPEEAVALHKFLMSKKAPKLDNTAFAVFGLGDTSYEFFSQAGKDFDGKLAEMGGERLLDRVDADVEYAAEAEKWRKQIVEVLKARVPAEAPAAAAVTATGVVNEVFSSPYTKEEPLTASFAVNQKITGRNSDKDVRHIEIDLGDSGLRYQPGDALGVWFENDPALVQELVELLWLKGDESVTVNGQTLTLTEALQKHFELTVNTPQIVEQYGKLCRDETLLGLIGEKPKLQHYAQSTPIVDMVRRAPVEVTADQLIAILRPLTPRLYSIASSQAESESEVHITVGAVRYDIDGRERAGGASSFLADRLEEDGEIRVFIEHNDNFRLPENPQTPVIMIGPGTGIAPFRAFMQQRDNDGAEGKNWLFFGNPHFTEDFLYQVEWQRYVKDGLLTNIDLAWSRDQQQKVYVQDKIRAKGAEVWSWIQQGAHIYVCGDANRMAKDVEQVLLELVAEHGGMDTETADEYLSELRIERRYQRDVY; encoded by the coding sequence ATGACGACTCAGGCACCTTCAAGCTCTCTGCTTCCGTTGAATCCGGAACAACTCGCCCGTTTGCAGGCGGCCACCGGGGATTTCTCCACCACGCAGATGGCGTGGCTCTCCGGCTATTTCTGGGGCATGGTCAATCAGACCCCCGGAGCGGCTGCTGTCAGCGCGCCTGCGCCAGCCGACGTGCCGACCATCACGCTGCTCTCCGCTTCCCAGACCGGCAATGCCCGCCGCCTCTCTGAGCAACTTCGCGATGATCTGCTGGCGGCGAAGCTGAATGTGAATCTGGTCAATGCGGGTGACTACAAGTTTAAGCAGATAGCTCAGGAAAAACTGCTGATTGTGATGACTTCGACGCAGGGAGAGGGTGAACCACCGGAAGAAGCTGTCGCGCTGCATAAATTCCTGATGTCGAAGAAGGCGCCGAAACTCGACAATACCGCTTTTGCGGTCTTTGGGCTTGGCGATACCTCCTACGAATTTTTCAGCCAGGCCGGTAAAGATTTCGATGGCAAGCTGGCTGAAATGGGCGGTGAGCGCCTGCTTGATCGCGTGGATGCCGATGTGGAATATGCGGCTGAAGCCGAAAAATGGCGTAAGCAGATTGTTGAAGTGCTGAAAGCACGGGTACCTGCTGAAGCGCCAGCCGCCGCGGCGGTGACGGCAACAGGTGTGGTCAACGAAGTCTTCAGCAGTCCTTACACTAAAGAAGAGCCGCTGACCGCCAGCTTTGCGGTCAATCAGAAAATCACCGGGCGCAATTCTGATAAAGATGTGCGCCACATCGAGATCGATCTGGGTGATTCTGGTCTGCGTTATCAGCCGGGCGATGCGCTGGGCGTCTGGTTCGAGAATGATCCGGCTCTGGTGCAGGAACTGGTTGAGCTGCTGTGGCTGAAGGGCGATGAGAGCGTGACGGTCAATGGTCAGACGCTGACGCTGACGGAAGCGCTGCAAAAGCATTTTGAACTGACGGTGAACACCCCACAGATCGTGGAGCAGTACGGTAAACTTTGCCGCGATGAGACGCTGCTGGGCCTGATCGGTGAGAAGCCGAAGCTGCAGCATTACGCGCAGAGCACGCCGATTGTGGATATGGTACGCCGGGCGCCGGTAGAAGTGACTGCCGATCAGCTGATCGCCATACTGCGTCCACTGACGCCGCGTCTTTACTCGATCGCCTCTTCGCAGGCCGAGAGTGAAAGCGAAGTGCATATCACCGTGGGGGCGGTGCGCTACGACATTGACGGCCGTGAGCGGGCTGGCGGCGCATCCAGCTTCCTGGCCGACAGGCTGGAAGAAGATGGCGAGATCCGCGTGTTTATCGAACACAACGATAACTTCCGGTTACCGGAAAATCCGCAAACGCCAGTCATTATGATTGGCCCAGGCACCGGTATTGCCCCGTTCCGCGCCTTTATGCAGCAGCGTGACAACGACGGCGCAGAAGGTAAAAACTGGCTGTTCTTTGGCAACCCGCACTTTACCGAAGATTTTCTTTATCAGGTCGAATGGCAGCGTTACGTGAAAGATGGGCTGCTGACCAACATCGACCTGGCCTGGTCCCGCGACCAGCAGCAGAAGGTCTATGTGCAGGATAAGATCCGCGCTAAGGGCGCTGAAGTGTGGAGCTGGATCCAACAGGGCGCGCATATTTATGTCTGTGGCGACGCTAATCGCATGGCGAAGGATGTGGAGCAGGTGCTGCTGGAGCTGGTGGCCGAGCACGGTGGAATGGATACCGAGACCGCCGACGAATATTTGAGTGAGCTGCGCATTGAGCGCCGTTATCAGCGGGATGTTTACTAG